One window from the genome of Aneurinibacillus sp. REN35 encodes:
- a CDS encoding GntR family transcriptional regulator, whose amino-acid sequence MSQKLIKETTTTVVYNRLSELIASGHFEMGEWIRERHIREILGVSSTPIREALRMLVQERLLESVPHHGVRIRRLSIKEIEDFYELRTELEGLSAKLAAKRATEEQLAALTAVLNTARMHMASAPGRELDTIRHNHDFHGLIAQASGNQALADSLVQQRSNFNLLRIMLWERDKQRPRVTICQHEDILAAILERKPALAHKRAQEHIRDSATLMLQVARKLKQS is encoded by the coding sequence ATGTCACAAAAGCTTATAAAAGAAACGACAACCACCGTAGTGTACAACCGTTTGAGTGAATTGATCGCATCCGGGCATTTTGAGATGGGCGAGTGGATTCGGGAGCGGCATATTCGGGAGATTCTTGGCGTTAGCAGTACGCCGATTCGTGAAGCGCTCCGCATGCTGGTACAGGAGCGACTGCTTGAATCGGTGCCTCATCATGGTGTGCGGATTCGGCGGCTCTCAATTAAAGAGATTGAGGATTTCTATGAGCTGCGCACAGAGCTTGAAGGATTATCTGCCAAGCTGGCTGCCAAGAGGGCAACGGAAGAGCAGTTAGCCGCACTCACAGCTGTGCTGAATACAGCACGTATGCATATGGCAAGTGCACCCGGGCGTGAGTTGGATACGATCCGGCACAATCATGATTTTCATGGACTGATTGCTCAGGCAAGCGGCAATCAAGCACTGGCTGATTCGCTGGTACAACAGCGCTCGAACTTCAATCTGCTCCGCATCATGCTATGGGAGAGAGATAAACAGCGTCCGCGTGTAACCATCTGTCAGCATGAAGACATTCTGGCGGCTATTCTTGAACGTAAGCCTGCTTTAGCTCACAAGCGGGCGCAAGAACATATTCGCGATTCCGCCACGTTAATGCTGCAAGTTGCAAGAAAATTGAAACAAAGCTAA
- a CDS encoding aminopeptidase, translated as MMENFNLYAVATRILTEAVKLEAGENVCIVADTNTSEIGEVFASCVAAMGAEPVLTVITPRKTHGVEPPAIVAAAMKAADVVLQPITYAITHTNATKEALGAGARVLVMRGVTKELMLYGAVGADYHKIDLVSEVVRQRMTKGKNVRITSPSGTDLTLSIEGRNGLMLTGLVKGPGTFAAMPDGEAAIAPVEGTTEGTLVIDHTMDSLGILDAPIRMEVRKGHVVSIEGGKSAERLKKLIEESDEGASNIAEFAIGTNPNARLIGNMAEDKKAWGTVHIAVGDSHVIGGTVESSIHLDGLLLSPTVWIDEECVIEAGKLLVEETPAVAPTGA; from the coding sequence ATGATGGAGAACTTTAACTTGTATGCGGTAGCTACCCGGATTTTGACGGAAGCGGTGAAGCTTGAGGCAGGAGAGAATGTGTGTATTGTTGCTGATACGAACACATCCGAGATTGGAGAGGTGTTTGCTTCTTGCGTGGCGGCGATGGGGGCTGAGCCGGTACTTACGGTGATTACGCCGCGAAAAACGCATGGCGTTGAGCCGCCCGCCATCGTAGCCGCCGCAATGAAAGCAGCCGATGTCGTACTGCAGCCGATTACGTATGCCATTACCCATACGAATGCAACCAAAGAAGCGTTGGGGGCCGGTGCGCGTGTCCTCGTCATGCGAGGTGTGACGAAGGAGTTGATGCTCTACGGTGCCGTTGGCGCAGATTATCATAAGATTGACCTGGTTTCTGAAGTGGTCAGACAGCGTATGACAAAAGGAAAAAATGTACGTATTACATCGCCATCCGGCACCGATCTGACACTGAGCATCGAGGGGAGAAACGGATTGATGCTCACCGGATTGGTGAAAGGGCCGGGGACTTTTGCAGCGATGCCGGATGGGGAAGCTGCGATTGCGCCTGTGGAGGGTACGACGGAGGGTACGCTTGTAATCGACCATACGATGGATTCGTTGGGCATTCTTGATGCACCGATTCGCATGGAAGTACGCAAAGGGCATGTGGTCAGCATCGAAGGGGGAAAATCAGCCGAACGACTGAAAAAACTAATCGAAGAATCAGACGAAGGGGCAAGCAACATTGCTGAATTTGCGATTGGAACGAATCCGAACGCCCGCTTGATCGGCAATATGGCTGAAGATAAGAAAGCGTGGGGAACCGTACACATAGCTGTCGGCGACAGCCATGTTATTGGTGGGACGGTAGAGAGTTCGATTCACCTTGATGGTCTGCTTCTCTCGCCAACGGTATGGATTGATGAAGAATGCGTAATTGAAGCAGGAAAATTGCTGGTAGAAGAGACGCCTGCGGTTGCGCCAACAGGAGCATAG
- a CDS encoding LysR family transcriptional regulator yields MLAINLVYLETFLAVHEHGNFTEAAKHLYVPQPTVTNRIRHLEDELGQPLFTRGKAGKRNVQLTAAGDIFLPYVKQVLTSLDNARRHVTAANEQNLVKVGSSIPFTHPFIVDKVKSLYAMNNDVNISLSFIKNSILSHRLIDNTIDLAFSTEPLTEENFTSCTLGSEEFELILPSEHPLSAHAYIEDITLLQDESLICYEPYMKYMEEHIRTEQFFKKKLMSNQLGIIRNLLKHNYGIAFLPPLLLAHEINNGWLVSVPFHSDMSLGKIHYSLIYKKDQPIYKEVLYSHS; encoded by the coding sequence TTGCTGGCTATCAATCTGGTATACCTTGAAACATTTTTAGCTGTCCATGAGCATGGAAACTTTACCGAAGCCGCGAAACATTTGTATGTACCCCAACCTACCGTAACGAACAGAATCCGCCACCTTGAAGACGAATTAGGTCAACCGCTGTTTACTAGAGGCAAAGCAGGCAAGCGAAATGTTCAGCTTACAGCCGCAGGTGACATCTTCCTTCCCTACGTGAAGCAGGTGCTTACTTCACTCGATAACGCTCGGCGCCATGTGACCGCTGCCAATGAGCAGAATCTGGTCAAAGTCGGAAGTTCGATTCCATTTACACATCCGTTTATTGTCGATAAAGTAAAGTCGCTCTATGCAATGAATAATGATGTTAATATTAGCCTATCCTTCATCAAAAACTCAATACTGAGCCACAGACTCATCGATAACACAATCGATTTGGCCTTCAGCACCGAACCGCTGACAGAAGAAAATTTTACAAGCTGTACGCTTGGTTCCGAAGAGTTCGAACTTATTCTCCCATCTGAGCATCCGCTATCAGCACATGCCTATATTGAAGATATCACACTGCTGCAGGATGAAAGCTTAATCTGCTATGAACCGTACATGAAATACATGGAAGAACATATACGTACCGAACAATTTTTCAAGAAAAAACTTATGTCGAACCAACTTGGGATTATCAGGAATCTACTAAAGCATAATTATGGTATTGCATTTCTTCCTCCTCTACTCTTAGCGCACGAAATTAACAACGGTTGGCTTGTCTCTGTTCCCTTCCACTCCGACATGTCGCTTGGCAAGATTCACTACTCGCTTATCTACAAAAAGGATCAGCCCATTTATAAGGAGGTACTCTACTCCCATTCATAA
- a CDS encoding B12-binding domain-containing radical SAM protein: protein MKEKQRYKVELITAESQESRYVRQRRLIRFPQLTMLLLAAYTPENWDVIHTDEIVQQIDFAREVDMVGITVNTAAAPHAYRLAAEYRRRGVTVVIGGPHATLLPDEVKQHCDAVVIGEAETIWPRLLEDFEQGRLASYYRCTKLPDLKQMPAPRWDLIKGRVYGKGITIATRGCPYACDYCTIPAMYQRKMRYRPVEDMVKEIQHMPGKALIFWDDNIAANPAYAKELFRAIRPLKRWWTSQATMDVALTSSWNWPLIVDARLCF from the coding sequence TTGAAGGAGAAACAACGATATAAAGTAGAATTAATCACCGCGGAATCACAAGAATCCAGATATGTAAGGCAACGCCGCCTGATCCGCTTTCCGCAGCTGACGATGCTGCTTCTCGCTGCCTATACACCCGAGAATTGGGACGTTATTCACACAGATGAAATTGTGCAGCAAATAGATTTTGCAAGAGAAGTAGACATGGTGGGAATCACAGTCAATACAGCGGCGGCTCCGCATGCCTATCGCTTAGCTGCCGAATACAGAAGGCGCGGCGTTACTGTAGTGATTGGTGGCCCACATGCTACGCTGCTTCCCGATGAAGTAAAGCAGCATTGTGATGCGGTGGTGATCGGAGAAGCAGAGACGATATGGCCCAGACTGCTTGAGGATTTTGAGCAGGGAAGGCTTGCTTCCTACTATCGCTGCACCAAGCTTCCTGACTTGAAGCAAATGCCTGCTCCGCGCTGGGATTTGATTAAGGGAAGGGTATATGGGAAGGGAATTACGATTGCAACGCGCGGTTGCCCGTATGCTTGTGATTACTGCACCATTCCGGCAATGTATCAGCGCAAGATGCGCTATCGTCCTGTAGAAGACATGGTTAAAGAAATTCAGCATATGCCAGGGAAAGCCTTGATTTTCTGGGATGATAATATTGCGGCAAACCCCGCATATGCAAAAGAACTCTTCCGCGCGATCCGGCCGCTTAAGCGATGGTGGACGAGTCAGGCAACGATGGATGTTGCCTTGACGAGTTCATGGAATTGGCCGCTAATAGTGGATGCAAGGCTTTGTTTTTAG
- a CDS encoding radical SAM protein: MFLGLETISQDSLHGANKHHNLVERYREMMRRFHYYGIAVQAGTVFGFDHDDRSIFRRTVAFYREIGLDSATISVLIPFPNTPLFKRLEAEGRILTYDWSKYNGKKDVVYQPALMSPEELLMGTEWAARQFYAIPSIVERMWRSKTGLWWNIARNVGYHLALRNFGNIGYNPEAPADWIRRKRLKS; encoded by the coding sequence TTGTTTTTAGGTTTGGAGACCATTTCGCAAGACAGCCTGCATGGGGCAAACAAGCATCACAATCTGGTGGAGAGATATCGGGAAATGATGCGCCGCTTCCATTATTATGGCATCGCTGTTCAGGCTGGTACAGTATTTGGATTCGACCACGATGATCGGTCGATTTTTCGTCGCACCGTTGCGTTTTATCGCGAGATCGGCCTTGATTCCGCAACGATTAGCGTGCTGATTCCCTTCCCGAATACGCCGTTGTTTAAGCGGCTCGAAGCGGAAGGGCGTATCTTAACATATGATTGGTCCAAATATAACGGAAAAAAAGATGTAGTCTATCAGCCTGCGCTGATGTCACCGGAGGAATTACTAATGGGTACAGAGTGGGCGGCCCGTCAATTTTATGCCATCCCATCTATTGTGGAACGGATGTGGAGATCGAAAACAGGGCTGTGGTGGAATATTGCTCGGAATGTAGGCTACCATCTAGCTTTGCGAAATTTCGGCAACATCGGATATAATCCGGAAGCACCTGCTGATTGGATAAGAAGGAAGCGTTTGAAATCGTAA
- a CDS encoding GNAT family N-acetyltransferase: protein MDIREVGADEQYPMELLLLADPSRKLVEEYIKRGKCFVAEEENHIIGVYVLLPTRPETVELVNIAVDESCQGRGIGKRLVHHAVAHARALGFKTIEVGTGNSSVGQLALYQKCGFRMTGIDRDFFLRHYDEEIFENGIQVIDMVRLSQDV from the coding sequence TTGGACATACGAGAGGTAGGCGCAGATGAACAATATCCAATGGAACTGCTTTTATTAGCGGACCCGTCCCGAAAACTGGTGGAGGAATATATTAAGCGCGGCAAATGCTTTGTCGCCGAAGAAGAGAACCACATCATAGGTGTGTATGTTTTGCTGCCAACAAGACCTGAAACAGTTGAGTTGGTTAATATCGCTGTTGATGAGAGCTGCCAGGGCAGGGGAATTGGCAAACGGTTGGTACATCATGCAGTCGCTCATGCACGAGCACTCGGCTTTAAGACGATCGAAGTCGGTACGGGAAATTCAAGTGTGGGGCAGCTTGCTCTGTATCAAAAATGTGGGTTTAGAATGACGGGAATTGACCGAGACTTCTTTCTTCGGCATTATGACGAAGAAATTTTTGAAAATGGAATACAGGTAATAGATATGGTGCGCTTATCTCAGGATGTATAA
- a CDS encoding AbrB/MazE/SpoVT family DNA-binding domain-containing protein, whose product MKLTGIVQKVDELGRVILPIDVRKSMGIEEKDRIEVFVEGEKIILRKYKPACLFCNSTYEVFSFKGKMMCVECCTDMKLYYSP is encoded by the coding sequence ATGAAGCTAACAGGTATTGTACAAAAGGTGGATGAACTGGGAAGAGTTATACTGCCAATTGATGTACGGAAGAGCATGGGTATTGAGGAAAAGGATAGAATAGAAGTTTTTGTAGAAGGTGAAAAAATCATTCTACGGAAGTATAAACCCGCCTGTCTATTTTGTAATTCCACATATGAAGTGTTTTCGTTTAAAGGAAAAATGATGTGTGTTGAGTGTTGCACAGACATGAAGCTGTATTATTCTCCCTAG
- a CDS encoding FMN-binding negative transcriptional regulator: MYIPSHFTITDAAIAYDIIKEHSFATLFSQHNGLPFATHLPLLLNEEHTYLYGHFARPNPQWKDIKKQTVLAVFHGPHCYISPSWYETDRAVPTWNYVTVHVYGEVELLEDENELMDSLQEMVVKYEAPNSSYRLHDVDTEFLAGMNKGVQGFKIKISKIEGKAKLSQNHPLQRQELIVKQLEQISTTDEQKIASLMKANITAHSSI, from the coding sequence GTGTATATTCCTTCACACTTCACCATTACAGATGCAGCAATCGCCTATGATATTATAAAAGAGCATAGTTTTGCGACGCTATTCTCTCAACATAATGGACTGCCGTTCGCTACTCATTTACCTTTGCTTTTAAACGAGGAGCATACATACTTATACGGACATTTTGCTCGGCCGAATCCGCAGTGGAAAGATATTAAAAAACAAACCGTCTTAGCCGTTTTTCATGGTCCGCACTGCTATATCTCTCCCTCCTGGTATGAGACAGATAGAGCGGTACCAACATGGAATTATGTGACCGTTCATGTCTATGGAGAAGTCGAGCTGTTAGAGGATGAGAATGAATTAATGGATTCGCTGCAGGAAATGGTTGTAAAGTATGAAGCGCCCAACAGTTCCTATAGACTGCACGATGTAGACACTGAGTTTCTTGCTGGTATGAACAAAGGCGTACAGGGCTTCAAAATAAAAATCAGTAAAATAGAGGGGAAAGCAAAACTAAGTCAAAACCACCCCTTACAACGGCAGGAGCTCATTGTTAAGCAACTGGAGCAGATTTCAACGACAGATGAGCAAAAAATTGCCTCTTTAATGAAAGCAAACATAACGGCGCATTCAAGCATATAG
- a CDS encoding NAD(P)/FAD-dependent oxidoreductase: MDLQSGRLYWPTTLSDTPVYPALEADVECDVLIIGGGSSGAQCAYYLSEHDLDVVVVDKRKIGYGSTSTNTALIQYAGDKMCFELANTFGERYTLRHLTLCRQAINEIEKAAVSLPIDPEFTRRDSLYYASYPEDVTKLVREYELLKKHGFDVEYITEEEIGRLYPFTKRAALYIKNDGELNPYAFTLGLLEKARSRGVRIYEETEVTGEVYRDDQSTFYTNNQRAIHARYVIFAGGYEALETKKEKNAVISSSYAVITNQLTDEDFASWHKRTLIWETARPYIYMRTTKDNRIIIGGLDEDTTHADDRDSKIMHKKDKLIEEFNELFPAIRVQPEFYLGAFYGGTHDGLPMIGMYDSFPNSYFLYAYGDNGTVYSMMLAKIITEAIVTGSQPDLDLYLQTRPFLHTMKKS; this comes from the coding sequence ATGGATTTGCAAAGCGGTAGGCTGTACTGGCCTACAACCCTTTCTGATACTCCGGTATACCCAGCGCTTGAAGCGGATGTCGAATGTGACGTATTAATTATTGGCGGTGGCAGCTCCGGTGCTCAATGCGCATATTATCTTAGTGAGCACGACCTTGATGTAGTCGTCGTAGATAAAAGAAAAATAGGATACGGAAGCACCAGCACGAACACGGCGCTCATTCAATACGCAGGTGATAAAATGTGCTTTGAGCTTGCAAACACGTTTGGAGAACGCTATACCCTTCGTCATCTTACACTGTGTCGACAAGCAATCAATGAGATTGAGAAAGCTGCTGTCTCTCTGCCTATTGATCCTGAATTCACACGTAGAGACAGCCTGTATTATGCCAGCTACCCAGAAGATGTCACCAAGCTTGTGCGCGAGTATGAGCTGCTAAAGAAGCACGGATTCGATGTAGAGTACATAACCGAGGAGGAGATTGGCAGACTGTATCCGTTTACGAAGCGAGCGGCGCTTTACATCAAAAATGACGGGGAGCTTAATCCCTACGCATTTACGCTTGGCTTACTAGAGAAAGCGCGCAGTCGAGGAGTACGTATCTACGAAGAGACAGAAGTTACCGGAGAGGTGTATCGAGATGACCAATCAACATTTTATACAAATAACCAGCGGGCCATCCATGCTCGTTATGTTATTTTTGCGGGGGGCTATGAGGCGTTAGAGACGAAAAAGGAAAAAAACGCGGTAATCAGCAGCTCCTATGCGGTCATCACCAATCAACTAACGGATGAGGATTTTGCCTCCTGGCACAAACGCACACTCATCTGGGAAACCGCACGTCCTTATATCTATATGCGTACGACGAAGGATAACCGGATTATTATTGGCGGTCTTGATGAGGATACGACGCATGCAGATGACCGCGATTCAAAAATCATGCATAAAAAAGACAAGCTGATCGAAGAGTTCAATGAATTATTTCCTGCTATACGCGTCCAACCGGAATTCTACCTGGGAGCCTTTTATGGCGGAACACACGATGGACTGCCTATGATCGGTATGTATGATTCCTTCCCAAACAGCTACTTCCTCTACGCCTACGGTGATAACGGTACCGTATACAGCATGATGCTTGCCAAAATCATCACGGAAGCAATCGTTACAGGTTCTCAGCCCGATCTTGATCTCTATCTGCAGACTCGTCCTTTTTTGCACACGATGAAGAAATCTTAA
- a CDS encoding methyl-accepting chemotaxis protein yields MKTLGGKLNVVLGIMITFFLLAVTILNYNGAKQEILRGYEQQANGKLQVITARIDAWLTSHQQIVGMIAEQENVHSASSEAARNAYIEGISKRYSFFETIAFCDRNGDIVLPDGKGKRVNIKERDHFIRTMKGESVITDPMTSKATGNVTIMLTAPVKKDGQIIGFIVASIPIDALVKVIMEEKLGETGYPFVFIKNGLEIAHKNKDYIMKRNVYETDIPELTELADRALRGETGKIRYEKDGEEKYGYFSKAKKVEWGIAIVLPVEEAEVGAKRLFYRSLLVSGVALIACMVVVFLILRRLVAPIRGLSESVQYIAEGDLTHTISSSRSRDEVGQLAAGFTQMTEGMSHVLNEVKRSTSTLNDSARSLNRMNEDMKVSAEQVACATEEFTKGAAEVSASIQHTAEDVEEMNASIQAMGTVFMAVQSDSQQAQYTSTDGMHQATDTLARMERIAGTIENSAISIHQLSEKTKDIEGIVTVITNIASQTNLLALNAAIEAARAGEQGRGFAVVANEVRKLAEQTAAAVQGISDIVAENQRQMQQVVIAAEEGRAEAAEGAESVKQMTRSFHLITDKIGEMDGNVQRFSELLAELAQKSTEISHNIENVSAVTQEFSAGAQEITASSEEQLSTMRNLAESAKQLEDMSEQLAGTVKRFKTNA; encoded by the coding sequence ATGAAGACTTTAGGGGGGAAACTCAACGTAGTCCTTGGTATTATGATCACCTTTTTTTTATTAGCGGTGACAATACTTAACTATAATGGGGCAAAACAGGAGATTTTACGGGGATATGAACAGCAGGCAAACGGCAAGCTGCAAGTTATTACCGCTCGAATTGATGCATGGCTTACTTCGCATCAGCAGATTGTTGGTATGATTGCAGAGCAAGAGAACGTGCACAGCGCAAGCAGCGAGGCCGCGCGAAACGCTTATATAGAGGGCATTTCCAAGCGCTATTCCTTTTTTGAAACCATTGCTTTTTGCGACAGGAATGGAGATATTGTTTTACCGGATGGAAAGGGGAAGCGTGTTAATATTAAAGAGCGCGATCACTTTATCCGTACCATGAAAGGCGAGTCCGTGATTACAGATCCAATGACGTCCAAAGCAACGGGGAATGTGACGATCATGTTGACTGCTCCGGTAAAGAAGGACGGGCAGATTATCGGCTTTATTGTAGCATCGATTCCGATTGACGCATTGGTGAAGGTAATCATGGAAGAAAAACTTGGAGAGACAGGCTACCCGTTTGTTTTCATCAAGAATGGATTAGAAATTGCGCATAAGAATAAAGATTATATAATGAAACGAAACGTATACGAGACAGATATCCCGGAACTTACCGAGCTTGCAGACCGGGCGCTGAGGGGCGAGACCGGAAAGATTCGCTATGAGAAAGATGGAGAAGAGAAGTATGGGTATTTCTCAAAAGCAAAGAAGGTAGAATGGGGCATAGCCATCGTATTGCCTGTTGAGGAAGCGGAAGTAGGAGCCAAGCGTTTGTTCTATCGCAGTCTTCTGGTGAGCGGGGTGGCGCTTATTGCTTGTATGGTTGTTGTGTTCCTGATCCTGCGCAGATTGGTAGCACCGATTCGCGGACTAAGTGAAAGTGTGCAATACATTGCAGAAGGGGACTTAACGCATACGATTTCATCAAGCAGATCAAGGGATGAAGTGGGCCAGCTTGCCGCTGGATTCACGCAGATGACCGAGGGCATGTCACATGTACTTAACGAAGTGAAGCGTTCTACATCTACGCTCAATGACTCTGCGCGCTCATTAAACCGAATGAATGAAGATATGAAGGTATCGGCAGAACAGGTTGCGTGTGCGACAGAAGAGTTTACGAAGGGAGCGGCTGAAGTCTCAGCATCCATTCAGCATACCGCAGAGGATGTAGAAGAGATGAATGCAAGCATTCAAGCGATGGGAACGGTATTTATGGCTGTTCAATCTGATTCGCAGCAAGCACAATACACATCGACAGATGGCATGCATCAGGCAACGGATACATTAGCGCGAATGGAGCGGATTGCCGGTACGATTGAGAACAGTGCCATATCGATTCATCAACTCAGTGAGAAAACAAAAGACATCGAGGGCATTGTTACGGTCATTACTAATATTGCCAGCCAAACGAATCTTCTTGCGTTAAATGCGGCGATTGAAGCGGCTCGTGCCGGTGAGCAGGGACGAGGCTTTGCGGTGGTAGCAAATGAGGTGCGCAAGCTGGCTGAGCAGACGGCCGCAGCAGTTCAAGGCATCAGTGACATCGTTGCAGAAAATCAGCGTCAGATGCAGCAGGTGGTTATCGCGGCAGAAGAGGGAAGAGCGGAAGCTGCTGAAGGGGCGGAGTCGGTAAAACAGATGACGCGCTCTTTCCACCTGATTACCGATAAGATTGGTGAGATGGATGGCAATGTCCAGCGATTCAGCGAACTGTTAGCTGAACTCGCACAGAAAAGTACAGAGATCTCACACAACATAGAGAACGTATCCGCTGTGACACAGGAGTTCTCCGCAGGAGCCCAGGAGATTACGGCTTCTTCTGAGGAGCAATTATCTACGATGAGAAATCTTGCAGAAAGCGCCAAGCAGCTAGAAGACATGTCTGAGCAGTTGGCCGGTACAGTAAAAAGATTTAAAACAAACGCATAG
- a CDS encoding DUF1516 family protein, translating into MSSDVVMILQRIHADSWFWILLLFILSYLLSKAGKMKAQKIVRMIFRLIALVMIITGALMLSAYQFPLAYIIKGISAFLMIGVMEMILSKTARKESAGALWIGLIVLLALVLLIAFRVITF; encoded by the coding sequence GTGTCATCAGATGTAGTTATGATATTACAGCGAATTCATGCCGATTCTTGGTTTTGGATTTTGCTCCTCTTTATCCTAAGCTACTTGCTCAGCAAAGCAGGAAAGATGAAGGCGCAAAAAATTGTCCGGATGATCTTCCGACTGATTGCTCTTGTCATGATCATCACCGGAGCGTTAATGCTCTCTGCTTATCAATTCCCGCTTGCTTATATCATTAAGGGTATTTCAGCGTTCTTAATGATTGGTGTAATGGAAATGATTCTTAGCAAAACTGCCAGAAAGGAAAGCGCAGGCGCTCTTTGGATCGGACTTATCGTTCTGCTTGCCTTAGTGCTTCTCATCGCTTTTCGTGTGATTACGTTCTAA
- a CDS encoding CsxC family protein, whose protein sequence is MSYQDNNYDNSSQEMEDPCRHKIISVETISECPSSEWPATGVPGPLVVKTPVVLTEARVQVNIEAIVRLPRAAISIRKIEKDVHIKQCKILPFNDAHTIKAFIRGFVRKTIEFADIKCVDDDGISGGLDHLTTDIPFECATEIKTSVPIQGLTFYDPQPQGDIHFSSKHGMHTHSKESAFLNRQHFAEKPFCELIYAQVIELDTVEEKKGRFCGEHYAFDTIKEIMVVDLYVKILQRQQVDVPGKPAKKKGPFCIPDIRSSTYAARPIFHPVPRPKKTH, encoded by the coding sequence GTGTCCTACCAAGACAACAATTACGATAATTCATCTCAAGAGATGGAGGATCCATGCCGGCATAAGATCATCAGCGTTGAAACGATATCCGAATGTCCAAGCAGCGAATGGCCCGCAACGGGTGTACCCGGCCCGCTGGTCGTAAAAACACCTGTTGTGCTCACAGAAGCGCGGGTGCAGGTAAATATTGAAGCCATAGTCCGTCTGCCCAGAGCAGCTATCTCTATTAGAAAAATTGAAAAGGATGTCCATATCAAGCAGTGCAAAATCCTTCCGTTTAATGATGCGCATACAATTAAAGCGTTCATTCGTGGATTCGTGCGTAAAACGATCGAATTCGCTGACATAAAATGTGTGGATGACGATGGTATCTCCGGCGGGCTTGATCATTTAACGACAGACATACCGTTTGAGTGCGCCACTGAAATCAAAACAAGCGTCCCCATACAAGGACTTACATTCTACGATCCGCAGCCGCAGGGAGACATCCACTTTTCTTCAAAACATGGAATGCATACGCACAGTAAAGAAAGTGCTTTTCTCAATCGACAGCACTTCGCTGAGAAACCTTTTTGTGAGCTGATTTATGCACAGGTTATCGAACTTGATACCGTAGAAGAGAAGAAAGGGCGCTTTTGCGGAGAACATTATGCTTTTGATACGATAAAAGAAATCATGGTCGTGGACCTATACGTAAAAATTCTACAGCGCCAGCAGGTTGACGTACCCGGCAAACCCGCTAAAAAGAAAGGTCCATTCTGCATTCCAGATATCAGGTCCTCCACGTACGCTGCCCGTCCTATCTTCCACCCTGTGCCGCGGCCTAAAAAAACACACTAA
- a CDS encoding alpha/beta fold hydrolase, translating to MHYIDAQAEMGAVPALVICPGLSEPAENYRPILSALTERRTIALSFRGRGKSDAPKTGYSLEQHIEDIRSVVKSAQLPAFYLLGYSRGVSYALGFALRYPDRIKGLILAEYPAEHKKMPHGWADEYMASYWGEQKGSELMKAHVVNGIEQDARQVDFWEVLSQVSCPVLLLRGTGIESLLSAEQAARYIQCLSQTKVQLEVFEGAGHTVKEFDLDRFVRTIREFLFGIEAELSSDKFQK from the coding sequence TTGCATTACATTGATGCACAGGCAGAGATGGGGGCTGTACCGGCTTTAGTGATCTGTCCGGGGCTATCAGAGCCGGCTGAGAATTATAGGCCGATCTTATCCGCACTTACGGAGCGGCGAACCATCGCCCTATCCTTTCGCGGTCGAGGAAAAAGCGACGCGCCTAAAACGGGATATTCGCTAGAGCAGCATATAGAAGATATCAGAAGTGTAGTGAAGAGCGCACAGCTACCTGCGTTTTATTTACTGGGATATTCGCGTGGGGTCTCGTATGCGTTAGGATTTGCTCTGCGCTATCCTGACCGTATCAAAGGGCTTATTTTGGCTGAATATCCGGCAGAACATAAAAAGATGCCGCATGGCTGGGCAGATGAATACATGGCAAGCTATTGGGGAGAGCAAAAGGGATCGGAGCTGATGAAGGCGCATGTTGTCAACGGGATCGAGCAGGATGCGCGGCAAGTTGATTTCTGGGAAGTGCTGTCGCAGGTGAGCTGCCCAGTTCTGCTGCTGCGGGGAACAGGCATCGAGTCATTGCTATCTGCGGAGCAAGCTGCACGCTATATTCAGTGTTTATCACAGACAAAGGTGCAGCTTGAAGTATTTGAAGGAGCGGGTCATACAGTAAAGGAATTCGATCTAGATCGGTTTGTTCGTACAATCCGCGAATTTCTTTTCGGTATAGAGGCAGAATTATCAAGCGATAAATTTCAAAAATGA